A single region of the Bicyclus anynana chromosome 14, ilBicAnyn1.1, whole genome shotgun sequence genome encodes:
- the LOC112051702 gene encoding ADP-ribose pyrophosphatase, mitochondrial isoform X1, translating to MLYNDYKFFRTILYLYYIPLMIRPAFSTMSIHFKCRSRLYPRSNVERFPVPDEKVPWFVEYKDYKPSTYNSPSIEGKPWADNEIGNPAFKPKWNDVDGNVNRKSYVGLYEIKDGYPLNPVGRTGIVGRGVLGRWGPNHAADPVVTRWKQLNNKEPVLQFIAIKRRDTGEWALPGGMVDPGEKVAATAIREFQEEAMNSIEATEDEKAEWKAKFHRFFSAGVEIYSGYVDDPRNTDNAWMETVAYNFHDESGTIVAALELKAGDDAVGVRWVDITNDLNLYASHKDIVSAVLKRHTDK from the exons ATGCTTTACAACGACTATAAATTTTTCAGGaccatattatatttgtattatattccACTTATGATCCGACCGGCTTTCTCAACTATGTCTATTCACTTTAAATGCCGTTCCCGCCTTTATCCGCGGTCAAACGTTGAAAGATTTCCCGTACCCGATGAAAAAGTACCATGGTTTGTAGAATATAAAGATTACAAACCGTCCACCTATAATTCGCCATCCATTGAAGGCAAACCCTGGGCAGATAATGAGATTG GGAATCCTGCCTTTAAACCCAAATGGAATGATGTAGATGGAAATGTTAATAGAAAAAGCTATGTAGGTTTATATGAAATCAAAGATGGTTACCCGCTCAATCCAGTTGGGCGGACAGGTATAGTGGGAAGAGGGGTACTCGGCCGGTGGGGACCAAACCATGCTGCTGACCCTGTTGTCACTCGCTGGAAGCAATTAAATAACAAGGA gcCTGTTCTACAATTTATAGCAATAAAAAGAAGAGATACAGGAGAGTGGGCACTTCCTGGTGGAATGGTGGATCCTGGTGAGAAGGTTGCGGCTACAGCCATCAGAGAGTTCCAGGAGGAAGCCATGAATTCAATTGAGGCAACTGAAG ATGAAAAAGCTGAATGGAAGGCAAAGTTTCATCGGTTTTTCAGTGCTGGCGTTGAGATTTACAGTGGATATGTAGACGACCCGCGCAACACTGACAATGCTTGGATGGAAACAGTTGCATACAACTTCCACGATGAATCTGGCACTATAGTAGCTGCTTTGGAACTGAAGGCTGGTGACGATGCAGTCGGTGTGCGTTGGGTGGACATCACTAATGATTTAAACTTATATGCAAGCCACAAAGATATAGTTAGTGCAGTACTAAAAAGACATACTGATAAGTAA
- the LOC112051703 gene encoding uncharacterized protein LOC112051703: MSSQSTASKRKRKRRQVVGSEGRSIIISVRKFFKEEYDFSKLFPEPNSHLRNVTQRTSEATGVALKTVRHIIREGNNVPSTSSKYTSPLKKRTKQGSKLEIDNFTADIVRSTIQYLHVQKEIPSLTKLKTILKDQIEFDGCLKTLRRFLQKLGYKWCKTTSYRRVLMERHDVQMGRLKYLKKISEYRSLGRPVVYSDKSYFLSTGTCFIFVYAGTKDGFIENASEIYKANSTADDYHSNMSYDNYIKWLNEKLLPNLPERSVIVLDNELYDQKQLTLATPKEDMKQWLRDRGIPFEESMLKLELYDIIIKHINENTKYEIDELLESKGFDVIRVPPLHPELNAVENIWSTVKKYIALKSSEQNVVNMENLINESLKKITTETWHETCSHIEQIEKTYLEYFDLDLYFPINVQTEDSESEFESDVLDSN; the protein is encoded by the exons ATGTCATCACAAAGTACTGCCAGCAAGAGAAAAAGGAAACGCAGACAAGTAGTCGGCAGTGAG ggTCGAAGTATAATAATCAGTGTCCGTAAGTTCTTTAAGGAAGAATATGACTTTTCGAAATTATTTCCTGAGCCTAACTCTCATTTACGAAATGTTACACAACGGACATCTGAGGCAACAGGCGTTGCTCTTAAAACTGTCCGACACATTATAAGAGAAGGGAATAATGTGCCAAGCACTTCCTCAAAGTATACTTCTCCTTTGAAGAAAAGAACAAAACAAGGTAGCAAGTTGGAAATAGATAACTTCACAGCTGATATTGTCCGGAGTACTATACAATATTTACATGTGCAGAAAGAAATTCCATCATTGACGaagttaaaaacaatattaaaggATCAGATTGAATTTGATGGCTGTCTCAAAACACTTCGTCGGTTCTTACAAAAATTAGGATACAAATGGTGTAAGACAACAAGTTATCGTAGAGTTTTGATGGAACGTCATGATGTACAAATGGGGcgacttaaatatttaaaaaagatttctGAATATCGCTCTCTAGGACGGCCAGTTGTCTATAGCGataaaagttattttcttaGCACAGGCACTTGTTTTATATTTGTGTATGCAGGAACAAAGGATGGATTTATTGAAAATGCCTCTGAGATTTATAAAGCCAATTCAACAGCTGATGATTATCACTCTAATATGAGCTATGATAACTATATTAAATGGCTAAATGAAAAACTCTTACCAAATTTACCTGAACGCTCTGTCATTGTCTTGGACAATGAGTTATATGATCAAAAACAACTTACATTAGCAACACCGAAAGAAGATATGAAACAATGGCTTAGAGACAGGGGCATACCTTTTGAAGAATCTATGTTGAAATTAGAATTATatgacataataataaaacatataaatgaaaacaCTAAATATGAAATTGATGAGCTTCTAGAGAGCAAAGGTTTTGATGTCATACGTGTCCCCCCACTTCACCCTGAATTAAATGCAGTTGAAAATATTTGGAgtactgtaaaaaaatacatagcaTTAAAGAGTTCAGAGCAAAATGTGGTTAACATGGAAAATTTAATCAATGaaagtttaaagaaaattacaacTGAGACATGGCATGAAACATGCAGTCATATTGAACAAATAGAAAAAACATACTTAGAATATTTTGACCTAGATTTATATTTCCCAATTAATGTGCAAACTGAGGACAGTGAATCAGAGTTTGAAAGTGATGTATTGGACAGTAATTAA
- the LOC112051702 gene encoding ADP-ribose pyrophosphatase, mitochondrial isoform X2, giving the protein MTILYLYYIPLMIRPAFSTMSIHFKCRSRLYPRSNVERFPVPDEKVPWFVEYKDYKPSTYNSPSIEGKPWADNEIGNPAFKPKWNDVDGNVNRKSYVGLYEIKDGYPLNPVGRTGIVGRGVLGRWGPNHAADPVVTRWKQLNNKEPVLQFIAIKRRDTGEWALPGGMVDPGEKVAATAIREFQEEAMNSIEATEDEKAEWKAKFHRFFSAGVEIYSGYVDDPRNTDNAWMETVAYNFHDESGTIVAALELKAGDDAVGVRWVDITNDLNLYASHKDIVSAVLKRHTDK; this is encoded by the exons at GaccatattatatttgtattatattccACTTATGATCCGACCGGCTTTCTCAACTATGTCTATTCACTTTAAATGCCGTTCCCGCCTTTATCCGCGGTCAAACGTTGAAAGATTTCCCGTACCCGATGAAAAAGTACCATGGTTTGTAGAATATAAAGATTACAAACCGTCCACCTATAATTCGCCATCCATTGAAGGCAAACCCTGGGCAGATAATGAGATTG GGAATCCTGCCTTTAAACCCAAATGGAATGATGTAGATGGAAATGTTAATAGAAAAAGCTATGTAGGTTTATATGAAATCAAAGATGGTTACCCGCTCAATCCAGTTGGGCGGACAGGTATAGTGGGAAGAGGGGTACTCGGCCGGTGGGGACCAAACCATGCTGCTGACCCTGTTGTCACTCGCTGGAAGCAATTAAATAACAAGGA gcCTGTTCTACAATTTATAGCAATAAAAAGAAGAGATACAGGAGAGTGGGCACTTCCTGGTGGAATGGTGGATCCTGGTGAGAAGGTTGCGGCTACAGCCATCAGAGAGTTCCAGGAGGAAGCCATGAATTCAATTGAGGCAACTGAAG ATGAAAAAGCTGAATGGAAGGCAAAGTTTCATCGGTTTTTCAGTGCTGGCGTTGAGATTTACAGTGGATATGTAGACGACCCGCGCAACACTGACAATGCTTGGATGGAAACAGTTGCATACAACTTCCACGATGAATCTGGCACTATAGTAGCTGCTTTGGAACTGAAGGCTGGTGACGATGCAGTCGGTGTGCGTTGGGTGGACATCACTAATGATTTAAACTTATATGCAAGCCACAAAGATATAGTTAGTGCAGTACTAAAAAGACATACTGATAAGTAA
- the LOC112051702 gene encoding ADP-ribose pyrophosphatase, mitochondrial isoform X3, producing the protein MIRPAFSTMSIHFKCRSRLYPRSNVERFPVPDEKVPWFVEYKDYKPSTYNSPSIEGKPWADNEIGNPAFKPKWNDVDGNVNRKSYVGLYEIKDGYPLNPVGRTGIVGRGVLGRWGPNHAADPVVTRWKQLNNKEPVLQFIAIKRRDTGEWALPGGMVDPGEKVAATAIREFQEEAMNSIEATEDEKAEWKAKFHRFFSAGVEIYSGYVDDPRNTDNAWMETVAYNFHDESGTIVAALELKAGDDAVGVRWVDITNDLNLYASHKDIVSAVLKRHTDK; encoded by the exons ATGATCCGACCGGCTTTCTCAACTATGTCTATTCACTTTAAATGCCGTTCCCGCCTTTATCCGCGGTCAAACGTTGAAAGATTTCCCGTACCCGATGAAAAAGTACCATGGTTTGTAGAATATAAAGATTACAAACCGTCCACCTATAATTCGCCATCCATTGAAGGCAAACCCTGGGCAGATAATGAGATTG GGAATCCTGCCTTTAAACCCAAATGGAATGATGTAGATGGAAATGTTAATAGAAAAAGCTATGTAGGTTTATATGAAATCAAAGATGGTTACCCGCTCAATCCAGTTGGGCGGACAGGTATAGTGGGAAGAGGGGTACTCGGCCGGTGGGGACCAAACCATGCTGCTGACCCTGTTGTCACTCGCTGGAAGCAATTAAATAACAAGGA gcCTGTTCTACAATTTATAGCAATAAAAAGAAGAGATACAGGAGAGTGGGCACTTCCTGGTGGAATGGTGGATCCTGGTGAGAAGGTTGCGGCTACAGCCATCAGAGAGTTCCAGGAGGAAGCCATGAATTCAATTGAGGCAACTGAAG ATGAAAAAGCTGAATGGAAGGCAAAGTTTCATCGGTTTTTCAGTGCTGGCGTTGAGATTTACAGTGGATATGTAGACGACCCGCGCAACACTGACAATGCTTGGATGGAAACAGTTGCATACAACTTCCACGATGAATCTGGCACTATAGTAGCTGCTTTGGAACTGAAGGCTGGTGACGATGCAGTCGGTGTGCGTTGGGTGGACATCACTAATGATTTAAACTTATATGCAAGCCACAAAGATATAGTTAGTGCAGTACTAAAAAGACATACTGATAAGTAA
- the LOC112057290 gene encoding uncharacterized protein LOC112057290 — translation MPRLCAFGCLPNDVTMHRFPQRAKFPDRFKTWVTLVGGKLETEADFEFYMKKRVCDIHFTDRDKNRNSRLNALAIPTLYLSGRDIGSSSVPHNSSNVETVAVNMDFSLSLDTGRDIRPVSVEPGPSNTVSTVTVINDIGPSSDPGTRQDRLHHPQLADTCWIRMEHNYSVISRQDRVAKGKKVIHKQVPMKPVDSTIRRMRSEISRLRKRSQSFKTRLASAEKISEDVAFTKLIDNMTKPAQLFVQMQIQTNKAYGELRLLNKLTEEHVNPDKINKMKSILQPGEICRKNVDNSST, via the exons ATGCCTCGCCTTTGTGCCTTTGGATGTTTACCAAACG atGTAACAATGCATCGCTTCCCACAGCGGGCTAAGTTTCCTGATCGTTTTAAAACTTGGGTCACCCTTGTCGGTGGTAAACTGGAAACAGAGGCTGACTTTGAATTTTATATGAAGAAAAGAGTTTGTGATATTCATTTCACAGATAGAGACAAAAATCGTAACAGTAGATTGAATGCATTGGCTATACCTACCCTTTACCTATCTG GCAGAGATATTGGATCCAGCAGTGTACCACATAATTCAAGCAATGTAGAGACAGTTGCTGTTAATATGGACTTTAGTCTGTCATTAGATACAg GAAGAGATATCAGACCAGTCAGTGTTGAACCAGGCCCAAGCAATACTGTCTCCACAGTTACTGTTATTAATGATATTGGTCCATCATCAGATCCAG GAACTCGTCAAGATCGTTTGCATCATCCGCAACTAGCTGATACATGTTGGATAAGAATGGAACATAATTACAGTGTAATTAGTAGACAAGACAGAGTTGCCAAAG gGAAGAAAGTCATCCACAAGCAAGTGCCAATGAAACCCGTTGACTCGACCATCAGACGAATGCGATCTGAAATATCTCGCTTGCGTAAACGTAGTCAGTCTTTTAAGACTAGACTGGCCAGTGCCGAAAAAATCTCTGAAGATGTTGCTTTTACCAAACTCATTGACAACATGACCAAACCAGCACAGCTTTTTGTTCAAATGCAAATTCAAACGA ATAAAGCATATGGCGAACTGCGACTACTCAATAAATTAACAGAGGAACATGTGAAccctgataaaataaataaaatgaag AGCATCTTACAGCCAGGGGAGATCTGCCGCAAGAATGTCGACAACTCGTCGacataa